From one Chanodichthys erythropterus isolate Z2021 chromosome 3, ASM2448905v1, whole genome shotgun sequence genomic stretch:
- the LOC137014793 gene encoding uncharacterized protein encodes MTNKSPEKIKQEFLSFIKEDVVDLSGIANFVKRNRDVKIPLLKPRGSALRICGQEGTVYEGDEEQLEAWKDYYLPERTEMEVIGAIDDFPCDAFGLQLVLLLGEDGRVFAYEDELLHLVAVNLRDLLQCQMVFPGMETFKLGECFEEPTAEEYHEMMESDEVKKMKKLHKEFRQSLEYEFLNTQSCNVHMQKQVCSENFTSSTKQRIQEHLLMCNCKVEMSGSCSHSLICFVS; translated from the exons ATCCCCTGAAAAAATCAAGCAGGAATTTTTGTCATTCATTAAAGAAG ATGTCGTGGACCTCAGTGGGATTGCAAACTTTGTAAAGCGTAATCGTGACGTGAAGATCCCACTCCTGAAACCGAGAGGTTCTGCTCTGAGAATTTGTGGGCAGGAAGGAACCGTGTACGAAGGGGATGAAGAACAGCTTGAAGCCTGGAAAGATTATTACCTGCCAGAACGGACGGAAATGGAGGTGATTGGTGCCATTGATGACTTCCCATGTGACGCGTTTGGTCTGCAGTTGGTGCTTCTGTTGGGTGAAGATGGAAGGGTCTTTGCCTACGAGGATGAGCTTTTGCACCTCGTAGCCGTGAATTTGAGGGACCTGCTCCAATGCCAGATGGTTTTCCCTGGAATGGAAACCTTCAAGCTTGGAGAATGTTTTGAAGAGCCG ACTGCAGAAGAATACCATGAAATGATGGAAAGTGACGAGgtcaaaaaaatgaagaaattacACAAGGAGTTCAGACAATCTCTGGAGTATGAATTTCTAAACACACAGAGCTGTAAT GTTCATATGCAAAAACAAGTGTGTTCAGAGAATTTCACTTCAAGCACAAAACAAAGAATTcaagaacatttattaatgtgcaATTGCAAGGTGGAGATGTCGGGATCCTGCTCTCACAGTCTTATCTGTTTTGTCTCGTAA